From Candidatus Pedobacter colombiensis, one genomic window encodes:
- a CDS encoding AIR synthase-related protein, protein MSDNRYNQRGVSASKEDVHQAIKNIDKGIFPQAFCKIIPDILGNDDAFCNIMHADGAGTKSSLAYVYWKETGDISVWKGIAQDAIIMNIDDLICVGATDNILLSSTIGRNKNLIPGEVIAAIINGTEEILAELRSQGISIYSTGGETADVGDLVRTIIVDSTVTCRIERDKIISNDNIQAGDVIVGLSSSGQASYETEYNGGMGSNGLTSARHDVFDKSIANAYPESFDPAVPFDLVFSGGKKLTDKIKIDENTEVTAGKLVLSPTRTYAPVIKKILEGYRSQIHGIVHCSGGAQTKVLHFVNNDVHIIKDNLFSVPPLFQLIQEQSGTDWKEMYKVFNMGHRMELYVPTEIAEDIIAISKSFNIDAQIIGRVESSAQKQVTINSEKGNFIYF, encoded by the coding sequence ATGAGTGATAACAGGTACAACCAACGTGGCGTTTCTGCCTCGAAAGAAGATGTGCACCAGGCCATCAAGAATATAGATAAAGGTATTTTCCCACAAGCCTTCTGTAAGATCATCCCCGACATTTTAGGTAATGATGATGCATTTTGTAACATCATGCACGCTGATGGTGCGGGTACAAAATCTTCTCTGGCATATGTTTACTGGAAAGAAACCGGCGATATTTCTGTATGGAAAGGTATTGCTCAGGATGCTATCATCATGAACATTGATGATTTGATTTGTGTGGGTGCTACAGATAATATCCTCCTGTCATCAACTATTGGCCGTAACAAAAACCTGATTCCAGGCGAAGTAATTGCAGCCATTATCAATGGTACAGAAGAGATCCTTGCCGAACTACGTTCACAAGGTATTTCTATCTATTCTACAGGTGGTGAAACTGCCGATGTAGGTGATTTGGTACGTACAATCATTGTAGATTCTACAGTAACTTGTCGTATTGAGCGTGATAAAATCATCAGCAATGACAATATACAGGCTGGTGATGTGATTGTTGGATTATCTTCTTCAGGACAAGCCAGCTATGAGACTGAATACAATGGTGGAATGGGTTCTAACGGATTAACTTCTGCGCGTCATGATGTGTTTGATAAATCTATTGCTAATGCATACCCTGAAAGCTTTGATCCCGCTGTACCTTTTGACCTGGTATTTTCAGGTGGCAAAAAACTAACTGATAAAATTAAGATTGATGAAAATACAGAAGTTACGGCAGGTAAACTGGTCTTATCTCCTACCCGTACTTATGCGCCGGTAATTAAAAAGATATTAGAAGGTTACAGAAGTCAAATCCATGGTATTGTACATTGCAGTGGTGGTGCACAAACTAAAGTGCTTCATTTTGTAAACAATGATGTACACATCATTAAAGATAATCTATTCTCTGTTCCGCCTCTATTTCAATTGATTCAGGAGCAATCAGGTACAGATTGGAAAGAAATGTATAAAGTCTTTAATATGGGTCATCGTATGGAACTTTATGTTCCTACAGAAATTGCGGAAGATATCATTGCGATTTCTAAAAGTTTCAATATTGATGCGCAAATCATTGGTCGCGTAGAAAGCTCCGCTCAAAAGCAAGTTACCATTAACAGCGAAAAAGGGAATTTCATTTACTTCTAA
- a CDS encoding SGNH/GDSL hydrolase family protein — MKSFITSRVFVLLILFFLASVSNAQPFSAGTKKILFLGNSITYAGQYITDIEAYCAINYPDRKMEFINMGLPSETVAGLSEPGHAGGKFPRPDLHERLDRVLEVTKPDLVFACYGMNDGLYMPFDQERFEKFKAGINWLHDKVAGTGVRIIHVTPPIYDELRGGKQGYAVVLDRYADWLLGQKKTAGWEVADIHYPMKKYLEAHRKIDAAFNINGFYLAADGVHPAEVGHWIMAKELLLYMGEKQVVSGTDVLAVIKHSKKEELFKLVALKQSMMKDAWLTAAGHKRPMKAGLPLEEAKKKAAEIDEQISSLIK; from the coding sequence ATGAAATCATTCATTACATCAAGGGTATTTGTATTACTGATCTTGTTCTTTTTAGCAAGCGTTTCAAATGCACAACCATTTTCTGCAGGAACTAAAAAGATACTTTTTTTAGGGAACAGCATCACTTATGCCGGCCAATATATTACGGATATTGAAGCCTATTGTGCCATAAATTACCCAGATCGCAAAATGGAGTTTATCAATATGGGACTACCTAGTGAAACGGTTGCCGGATTGTCTGAGCCAGGACATGCCGGAGGTAAGTTTCCCCGGCCTGATCTTCATGAGCGTTTGGATAGGGTATTGGAAGTTACCAAGCCAGATCTTGTTTTTGCTTGCTATGGGATGAATGATGGATTGTATATGCCTTTTGATCAGGAACGCTTTGAAAAGTTTAAGGCAGGTATAAACTGGTTGCATGATAAGGTTGCAGGTACCGGTGTAAGAATTATTCATGTTACACCACCAATTTATGATGAATTGAGAGGAGGAAAGCAAGGTTATGCGGTTGTGCTGGATCGGTATGCAGATTGGTTACTTGGTCAGAAAAAAACTGCCGGATGGGAGGTTGCTGATATACATTATCCGATGAAGAAGTACCTGGAGGCACATAGGAAGATTGATGCAGCTTTTAATATTAATGGATTCTACTTAGCCGCTGATGGTGTACATCCTGCTGAGGTGGGACATTGGATTATGGCGAAGGAGTTGTTGCTTTATATGGGTGAAAAACAGGTTGTTTCGGGGACTGATGTGCTGGCTGTAATTAAACATTCTAAAAAGGAAGAATTGTTTAAGTTGGTTGCCCTAAAACAATCGATGATGAAAGACGCCTGGTTAACAGCTGCGGGGCATAAGCGCCCAATGAAGGCCGGACTACCACTAGAGGAGGCTAAAAAGAAAGCTGCTGAAATTGATGAACAAATCAGCAGCTTAATAAAGTAG
- a CDS encoding VOC family protein, with protein sequence MKAFILTALLAIILTPFQSAMAQTEKKKNTVVLNHIAVYVADLKVATDFYQTVFDLEIIPEPFKDGRHTWFSIGAAGHLHLIQGAKSNVVHEKNDHLCFSVASVDEFAEKLKVKQINFENWAGAHNTITKRVDGIKQIYFKDPDGHWLEVNDDYK encoded by the coding sequence ATGAAAGCATTTATATTAACCGCATTATTAGCCATTATATTGACACCCTTTCAAAGCGCTATGGCACAAACAGAAAAGAAGAAAAATACAGTGGTTTTAAATCACATTGCAGTATATGTAGCAGACTTAAAAGTCGCTACTGATTTTTACCAAACTGTATTTGACCTGGAGATTATTCCAGAGCCATTTAAAGATGGCAGGCATACCTGGTTTTCTATTGGCGCAGCTGGCCATTTGCATTTAATTCAGGGGGCGAAAAGCAACGTGGTACATGAGAAGAACGATCATTTGTGTTTTAGTGTAGCTTCTGTAGATGAGTTTGCGGAAAAATTGAAGGTAAAGCAGATTAATTTCGAAAATTGGGCAGGTGCCCATAATACGATAACCAAAAGGGTGGATGGGATAAAACAAATTTATTTTAAGGATCCTGATGGACATTGGCTTGAAGTTAATGATGATTATAAGTGA
- a CDS encoding S46 family peptidase → MKRTVYLLLCVMLLSFANMVKADEGMWIPMLIGKNYEQMKKQGFKLTAKDLYNANGSSLKDAIVHFGGFCTGEIVSDKGLIFTNHHCGYDAIASNSTPQNNILDNGFYAKNYGEEKPINGLFVRFLQRMEDVTAKVDQATKGLKGAEKEAKMTEVFNEIAKAAITGPSIEANVKDFYKSNQFILFVYERFDDVRLVGTPPQSIGKFGGDTDNWEWPRQTGDFSVFRVYSSTGNQPAKYNVQNVPYKPKKFLPISIKGVKNGDFSIVYGYPGRTDRYLTSYGVDLATEKVNPTIVKLRDIRLKAWKAEMDKDVSLRLKLSSKYAQIANYWKYFIGQTEQLKRLKVADAKRAEEKSFTQWAAQKTEFAGLMEQYDQIYKEIDPISVQRTYINEGFMASQWVANAPGIGKALISLTKKKDDAAYVKQIQGNLATAVATYDETYTEAADKKIFAQILTSFYKDVPVKSQPKFFAEIAEKYWSGTPEATFEKFANYLWENSNFIKPAKLKAFIASNPSADAVTNDPGYQYALNVIPAEYVKTNFGSLVADFEKKKAELDHLYLNAILEKNAGKIMYPDANSTMRLSYGNVQDYSPKDGIVYKTTTTIEGVMQKYIPGDSEFDLPANLIENYNKKNFGQYGNDGTLTVGFITNNDITGGNSGSPVINGNGELIGLAFDGNWEAMSGDIAFDKKFKRTISVDVRYVLWCIDVLGGAKNLINELKIVK, encoded by the coding sequence ATGAAAAGAACAGTTTATCTGCTGTTGTGCGTAATGTTATTGTCTTTCGCCAACATGGTGAAGGCAGACGAAGGGATGTGGATCCCGATGCTGATAGGTAAGAACTATGAGCAAATGAAAAAGCAAGGTTTTAAGTTGACTGCTAAAGACCTATATAATGCAAATGGTTCCAGTTTAAAAGACGCAATTGTTCATTTTGGCGGCTTTTGTACAGGTGAGATTGTATCAGATAAAGGTTTGATCTTTACCAATCACCATTGTGGTTATGATGCTATCGCTTCTAATTCTACGCCTCAGAATAACATTTTAGATAATGGCTTCTATGCAAAGAATTATGGAGAGGAAAAACCTATCAATGGGTTGTTTGTCCGCTTCTTGCAAAGAATGGAAGACGTTACTGCTAAAGTTGACCAAGCTACTAAGGGCCTGAAAGGAGCTGAAAAGGAAGCAAAAATGACGGAGGTTTTTAATGAGATTGCCAAGGCCGCCATAACGGGTCCTTCAATTGAAGCCAATGTAAAGGATTTTTATAAATCTAACCAGTTTATCCTTTTTGTTTATGAACGTTTTGATGATGTTCGTTTGGTAGGTACACCTCCTCAAAGCATTGGTAAATTTGGTGGTGATACAGATAACTGGGAATGGCCACGTCAAACAGGTGATTTCTCGGTATTCCGTGTATATTCATCAACAGGTAACCAACCAGCAAAATATAATGTTCAGAACGTTCCTTACAAGCCTAAGAAGTTCCTTCCGATTTCTATTAAAGGGGTAAAAAATGGCGATTTTTCAATTGTTTACGGTTATCCCGGTCGTACGGATAGGTACCTGACTTCTTATGGAGTTGATTTGGCTACGGAGAAAGTAAATCCAACAATTGTTAAACTTCGCGATATCCGTTTAAAAGCATGGAAGGCGGAAATGGATAAAGACGTAAGTTTGCGTTTAAAGTTATCTTCGAAATATGCGCAGATTGCAAATTACTGGAAATACTTTATCGGACAAACAGAGCAATTAAAACGCTTAAAAGTGGCAGATGCTAAAAGAGCTGAAGAGAAATCCTTTACACAATGGGCTGCACAAAAAACAGAGTTTGCAGGTTTAATGGAGCAGTACGATCAGATTTATAAAGAGATCGATCCTATTTCTGTACAACGTACTTACATCAATGAAGGTTTTATGGCTTCTCAATGGGTTGCCAATGCACCTGGTATAGGTAAAGCTTTAATCAGCTTGACTAAGAAAAAGGATGATGCCGCTTATGTTAAGCAAATTCAAGGTAATCTGGCTACTGCAGTAGCTACTTATGATGAAACGTATACTGAAGCTGCCGACAAGAAGATCTTTGCGCAGATTCTTACTTCATTCTATAAAGATGTTCCGGTTAAGTCGCAGCCTAAATTCTTTGCAGAAATTGCTGAAAAATATTGGTCTGGAACTCCGGAAGCTACTTTTGAGAAATTTGCGAATTACCTTTGGGAAAATAGTAATTTTATAAAACCTGCGAAATTGAAAGCATTTATTGCTTCAAATCCTTCTGCTGATGCAGTAACTAATGATCCGGGCTACCAGTATGCTTTAAATGTTATCCCAGCTGAATATGTTAAGACTAATTTCGGGTCATTGGTAGCTGATTTTGAGAAGAAAAAAGCAGAATTGGATCATTTATATCTGAACGCAATTTTAGAAAAGAATGCTGGTAAAATTATGTATCCGGATGCGAATTCTACCATGCGTCTTTCTTATGGAAATGTTCAGGATTATTCTCCAAAAGATGGCATCGTGTATAAAACTACAACTACAATTGAGGGGGTTATGCAGAAATATATTCCGGGAGACAGTGAGTTTGATTTGCCTGCAAACCTGATTGAAAACTATAATAAAAAGAATTTTGGTCAGTATGGTAATGATGGTACATTAACTGTTGGGTTTATTACTAACAATGACATTACTGGTGGTAACTCTGGTTCTCCGGTTATCAATGGAAATGGTGAGCTGATCGGTCTTGCTTTTGATGGCAACTGGGAGGCTATGAGTGGTGATATCGCTTTTGATAAGAAATTTAAACGTACGATTAGTGTTGATGTTCGCTATGTGTTGTGGTGTATTGATGTGTTGGGTGGAGCGAAGAATCTTATTAATGAGTTGAAAATTGTTAAGTAA
- a CDS encoding AGE family epimerase/isomerase, whose protein sequence is MKNYSEIYEQELIDNVIPFWMKHSKDEVGGGYFNCLDRFGNVFDTDKFMWLQAREVWTFATLYNEQEARPEWLEMAKHGADFIEKHGRDSEGNWYFSLEQYGKPLVQPYNIFSDCFASMAFAALYKADPQEKYARIAKDTFYNILKRQANPKGEYNKAYPGTRNLKNFALPMILSNLSLEMEHLLDKKTVDDLLKTVIHEVMDVFYQQDSGLILENVNVDGSFSDSFDGRLINPGHTIEAMWFMMDLGVRLKDQQLIEKATEIALHTLDYGWDKEFGGIFYFMDIKNQPVQQLEWDQKLWWVHLEALVCMAKGYELTGRAECMEWFEKLHDYSWERFRDPEHGEWFAYLNRRGEVLLPLKGGKWKCCFHVPRALFQVNRTFDKIKNNHSPLSLEPFALKESKTS, encoded by the coding sequence ATGAAGAACTACAGTGAAATTTACGAGCAGGAATTAATAGATAATGTGATTCCTTTTTGGATGAAACATTCGAAAGATGAAGTGGGTGGAGGCTATTTTAATTGCCTGGACCGTTTTGGAAACGTGTTTGATACAGATAAATTTATGTGGCTGCAGGCCAGGGAAGTGTGGACTTTTGCTACGTTATATAATGAGCAGGAGGCCAGACCGGAGTGGTTAGAAATGGCTAAGCATGGAGCCGATTTTATAGAAAAACATGGTCGGGATAGTGAAGGGAACTGGTATTTTTCATTGGAACAATATGGCAAACCATTGGTGCAGCCTTACAATATTTTCTCTGATTGCTTTGCCAGTATGGCTTTTGCAGCGCTTTATAAAGCTGATCCGCAGGAGAAATACGCCAGGATTGCAAAGGATACTTTTTATAATATCTTAAAACGTCAGGCTAATCCCAAAGGAGAATACAATAAAGCTTATCCGGGAACACGCAATCTTAAGAACTTCGCTTTGCCGATGATCCTGAGTAATTTATCACTGGAGATGGAGCATTTGCTTGATAAAAAAACCGTTGATGATTTGCTTAAAACAGTGATCCATGAAGTGATGGATGTTTTTTATCAGCAAGACAGTGGATTGATTCTGGAAAACGTGAATGTAGATGGTTCTTTTTCTGATTCTTTTGATGGTCGGCTGATCAATCCGGGACATACCATCGAAGCCATGTGGTTTATGATGGACTTGGGTGTTCGTTTAAAAGATCAGCAATTAATAGAAAAGGCTACAGAAATTGCCCTTCATACACTTGATTATGGCTGGGATAAAGAGTTTGGCGGTATTTTCTATTTTATGGATATAAAAAATCAGCCTGTACAACAATTGGAATGGGATCAGAAATTATGGTGGGTACATCTGGAAGCGCTGGTTTGTATGGCTAAAGGTTATGAGTTGACTGGTAGAGCAGAATGTATGGAATGGTTTGAAAAGCTACATGATTATTCCTGGGAACGTTTTAGAGATCCGGAGCATGGTGAATGGTTTGCTTATTTGAACAGACGGGGTGAGGTTTTATTGCCTTTAAAAGGTGGTAAATGGAAATGCTGTTTTCATGTGCCCAGAGCTTTGTTTCAAGTGAACAGAACATTTGATAAAATAAAAAATAACCATTCTCCTCTGAGTCTGGAACCTTTTGCCCTGAAGGAGAGCAAAACTTCCTAG